In Heliangelus exortis chromosome Z, bHelExo1.hap1, whole genome shotgun sequence, a genomic segment contains:
- the FXN gene encoding frataxin, mitochondrial gives MWRPGAGGAVRAVQWAAAAGLWNGGPGCAPLAAAAAAGRSGTQLQYASEVKSKTVHFMNLRNAGTLNDPSSLDETTYEKLAEETLDSLADFFEDLTDKPFTPEDYDVSLGSGVLTVKLGGDMGTYVINKQTPNRQIWLSSPTSGPKRYDWTGRNWVYSHDRVSLHELLSKEFSTALKTKLDLSCLIYSGKEDT, from the exons ATGTGGAGGCCGGGAGCGGGCGGTGCGGTGCGCGCCGTGCAGtgggcggcggcggcggggctgTGGAACGGAGGCCCTGGGTGCGCCCCGCTGGCGGCGGCAGCCGCCGCCGGCCGCAGCGGGACG CAATTACAATATGCGTCAGAGGTAAAGAGCAAGACTGTTCACTTCATGAATTTAAGAAATGCAGGAACTCTGAATGACCCAAg CTCTTTAGATGAGACCACTTATGAAAAACTGGCTGAAGAAACACTGGACTCCTTGGCAGATTTCTTTGAGGACCTAACAGACAAGCCTTTTACCCCAGAAGATTATGATGTCTCCTTAGGG AGTGGAGTTCTAACAGTTAAATTGGGTGGAGACATGGGAACATATGTAATCAATAAGCAAACACCAAACCGGCAGATTTGGCTGTCCTCACCCACAAG TGGACCCAAGCGGTACGACTGGACTGGACGGAACTGGGTGTATTCTCATGACAGAGTATCCCTTCATGAACTACTATCAAAAGAATTCTCAACAGCTTTAAAAACGAAATTGGATTTGTCCTGCTTAATATATTCTGGGAAAGAAGATACTTGA